From Solibaculum mannosilyticum:
CTCCACATGAGTGCCCAGCACGCGCCGCAGGGCCGCTTGCAGCAGATGGGCGGCGGTGTGGTTGCGCATAATGGCCTGACGGCGTTTGACGTCCACCTGAGCGTTTACCCGGTCTCCCACACGCACTTCCCCGCTCACTACCTTGCCTTGGTGGAAAACAGCTCCTGCGTGGGTCTTATGGGTATCGGTCACCTCAAAGACAAATCCATCGCCGGTCATTGTCCCGGTATCCCCCACCTGTCCGCCGCTCTCGGCATAGAAGGGGGTGGATTCCAGCACCAAAATAGCCTCCTGGCCTTCCGTGACTGTCTCGGCCCACTCGCCGCCGGATACCATAGCCGTCACCGCTACATGCTCCTCCTGCATGCTCTGGTATCCGGTAAACGCGGTGGCGGGCAATTCCTCCAACAGGGATTTGGAGCCGGCCCAGGCTTCGCCGTCGGACGACTTCCGGGCGGCCCTGGCACGCTCCCGCTGCTGACGCATCAGTTCATGGAAGCTCTTTTCATCGGCGCGCATGTTCCTCTCGCTGAGGATTTCCAGGGTCAAATCGATGGGGAAACCAAAGGTGTCATACAGCTTAAAGGCGTTCTCACCCGACAACTCTTCTCCATCCAGCTCGTCGATCATGACGTTCAGGAGCTGGAGGCCCTGGTCGATGGTTTTGCCAAACGCCTCTTCCTCATTGGCGATGAGCTTTTTAATAAAGTCGCGCTTTTGCACCAATTCGGGATAAGCTTCCCGGTTCTCCTGGATTACGGTATCGCATACCTCGGACAGGAAGGAACCCTGGATACCTAAAAGGCGTCCATGACGGGCGGCACGGCGCAGCAGACGGCGCAAGACATAGCCGCGTCCCTCGTTGGAGGGCATGACGCCGTCGCCCACCATAAAGACGGTGGAACGGATATGGTCGGTGATGACGCGCAAAGAGACGTCCGATTTGGGGTCGTCGCCGTAATGAATGCCGGCGATGCGGCTGACGTGCTGCATGATGTTTCTGACGGTGTCCACTTCAAAGAGATTATCCACCCCCTGTACGACGCAGGCCAGACGTTCCAGACCCATGCCGGTATCGATGTTGGGATGATCCAGGGGCGTGTAATTGCCCTGGCCGTCGCTGTCAAACTGGGTGAACACCAGGTTCCAGAATTCCACAAAACGGTCGCAGTCGCAGCCTACGCCGCAGGTGGGGGAGCCACAGCCGTACTGTTCGCCCCGGTCAAAGTAAAGCTCAGAACAGGGGCCGCAGGGACCGGTGCCGTGTTCCCAGAAGTTGTCCTCCTTGCCCAGGCGCACGATATGGGAGGCATCCACTCCCACCTCTTTGGTCCAGATATCAAAAGCCTGGTCGTCGTCCTGGTAGATGGACACCCAAATGCGGTCCACCGGCAGTTCGATGACCTTGGTGCAGAATTCCCATGCCCAAGCGCACGCTTCGTGCTTAAAATAGTCGCCGAAGGAGAAGTTGCCCAGCATTTCAAAGTAAGTACCGTGGCGGGCCGTCTTGCCCACGCGCTCGATATCCGGCGTACGGATGCATTTCTGGCAGGTGGTGACCCGTTTATGAGGAGGGGTCACCTCTCCGGTAAAGTATTTTTTCATCGGCGCCATGCCGGAATTGATGAGCAGCAAGCTCTTGTCCCCTTGGGGCACAAGGGGGAAACTCTTGAGCCTTAAATGATCCTTGCTTTCAAAAAATGACAGGTACTTTTCACGCAGTTCATTGAGACCGGTCCATTTCACGTTGCATCGTCCTTCCTTACCATCCTAGTTTTCTCCAAAAGAATAGACCCCCGCCCCGCTATGGGACGGAGGTCTTCCGTGGTACCACCCAAATTGCGCCGTCCCTTTGCTCTGGGACAAGACGCCTCTTTACGCCCCTTAACGCGGGAACCTACGCGCGGCTTTCACCGCCGAAGGCTCGGGGATGGCCTGCCGGACGCCGCTTGGCTAGGAACCTTTCAGCCAAAAGGGTTCCCTCTCTAAAAGCTGGACGCCGGCTTCTTCCCGTCAAAGCCAGAATAACCGTATATTTTACAGTGTATCACACACCACTTATTATACGATCCCAATTTTATGATGTCAACCGGTTCCTCTACCCTTTTCCCCCATTTTTCGACTGTGACACGATCCTTTCAATCGTCAATCCTGTGGAGGCGCATCCTCCTGTTCCGAGGCCTTGGGAACAGCTACGGCATCCTGTAAGGCCGGATCGCTTTGTCCCCGCCGCGTCATCAACTGCTCGACACCGTCGGCAATGGCTCGGAAGGTGGGGGTGGAAGTCTCACTGCCCTTTGGGGAGTCCTCAGCCAACACGGCTACCGCGTACTGGGGATTGTCGTAAGGAAAAAATCCGGCGAACCACGTCTGGTTGACAAATTCCCCATCCACCAGGATGCCGGTTTCGGCTGTGGCCGTTTTTCCGCCGGCGCCGCCGATAGTCGGTTTGGCGCCGGTACCGGTTCCGTATTCCACCGGTGCGGCCATCATGAGGCGTAAAGCGTCGCAGGTCTCGCTGCTGAGTACCTGTACCGGCTGGGCCTGCTGGGTGGGTTCGATGAGCTGTCCCGATGAATCCACCAGACCCTCTACCAGATAGGGTTTTGCCAAAGTCCCTCCCGACGCAATGCACTGCACCATAGACGCCACCTGATAGGGTGTGGCCATCAGTTCTCCCTGGCCAAAGGAGAAGTTGGCCAAAGCCGCCGGCATCTTGAGCGTATCTAACGTGGGCAGTGTCCCGGACGCGCTTTGGATGCCGTCACACAAGGTGACCCCCGATCCAAACCCCATCTTGACCGTCATATCCAACAGCTTCTTGGCCCCGATCTCCTGTCCCAAGGTGATATAATAGGCGTTACAGGACTGGGCCAAGGCTCCCTCCATGTTCTGGAGACCGTGGGTGCGCTGATGGTAACAGTCAAAGGTGACTCCGTAGATATCCACGCTGCCGGTACAGTCATAGGTGCGATCGGGACTGATGCCGTTTTCCAATGCGGCTGCCGCCGTCACCAATTTAAACACCGATCCCACATTGTAGGCCGATGTGGTGCGGTTGAGAAGCGGGGAATCCTCATCGTTCAACGCCTCCTGGACATTGTCCGGGTCAAAATCCGGAACGCTGACGCTGGCTCGTACCGCCCCGGTGCGTACGTCCAGAACGACCACCGCTCCCTTCTCCAAATATTTCCTGGCCGCCTTTTGGGCGATGTCCTGGATATCTTTGTCGATGGTCAGCATGACCCCGCTGTTTAGATTGGACATGGTATCTTCGACTTCAGGCTCCACACCGGCTAAAGCTTCCCCTACGGCATTGACGGAAAAGGTCACCTTGCTCTTCCCCTGGGCTTTCCCCAACCAGTCGTCGTAGGCCGCCTCGATGCCCTCTACCCCTTTGCCGTCGCTGTCTACGTATCCAATGATATGGGGACAAAGGGGCTCCTCCTCCCGGTATCGGGTCACATTGGGGAAAAACAGGGCTTTTGTACCGGGGATATACTCATCCACCTTCTGCACGAATGGCTTCCCCTCGCCGATCCGGTCCAGCATGGTCTGCATCTGGCTGTCGGACAGCACTTTGGAAAAGGCGGTGGTGGTCTGGGGATCGGCCGTTACGGCTGCTTTATAGCCGTCCTGGAAATTCGTCAAGTGCTGGAGATTGCAGTCGTAGATGCTCCCCCTTCCCTGGGTGACGGTAAGACTATAAGAGCTATTCTGTTGAGCGGCCTGAGTATAGGCCTCTCCGGTGGAGATGCTGAATATCCGCAGCGCCCCTATGGTCAGCATGATGGCAATCACCGCATACACCGCCACCATGCGCATGTGCATCTTTTCCATTCCGCTTCCTCCTTTGGATAGGATCAGGGATTTTGCCTGTCTAAACCATTTCGTCCTTATTGTGCCCGCCTGGGGCGACGACTAGTCGCTTTTCCAAAAAGACAACAAAAAGCCCCTGGAATCATCTTCAAGGGCTTTTTGTTGTGGTGATTCTGATATCATGCCTTTTTTCGCAGCAATGTCCCGGGCTGGACAGGATGCTCGCATCTGACGCTCAACCGCTGCATGGGATGAGGTGCTGCTTCTACCGCATTTCCTTCCTCGTCCTGCAAATCCTCTATCGTCAGGAAGAAGGGTTTCCCCCGCGGCGGCAGACAATCGGCCTCCTCACCGGGGAAAAACCGATTGCGCTGGGTCAGTAGGAGACGCCCCTCTTCCCAGCCTTCGGCCACGGCGATAACCTGATAATTGCGGGTATATCCGCCTTTGACCGTCTCCTGACCTGCCTGTCCAAAATAAAAGCCCGT
This genomic window contains:
- a CDS encoding peptidoglycan D,D-transpeptidase FtsI family protein, with amino-acid sequence MEKMHMRMVAVYAVIAIMLTIGALRIFSISTGEAYTQAAQQNSSYSLTVTQGRGSIYDCNLQHLTNFQDGYKAAVTADPQTTTAFSKVLSDSQMQTMLDRIGEGKPFVQKVDEYIPGTKALFFPNVTRYREEEPLCPHIIGYVDSDGKGVEGIEAAYDDWLGKAQGKSKVTFSVNAVGEALAGVEPEVEDTMSNLNSGVMLTIDKDIQDIAQKAARKYLEKGAVVVLDVRTGAVRASVSVPDFDPDNVQEALNDEDSPLLNRTTSAYNVGSVFKLVTAAAALENGISPDRTYDCTGSVDIYGVTFDCYHQRTHGLQNMEGALAQSCNAYYITLGQEIGAKKLLDMTVKMGFGSGVTLCDGIQSASGTLPTLDTLKMPAALANFSFGQGELMATPYQVASMVQCIASGGTLAKPYLVEGLVDSSGQLIEPTQQAQPVQVLSSETCDALRLMMAAPVEYGTGTGAKPTIGGAGGKTATAETGILVDGEFVNQTWFAGFFPYDNPQYAVAVLAEDSPKGSETSTPTFRAIADGVEQLMTRRGQSDPALQDAVAVPKASEQEDAPPQD
- the alaS gene encoding alanine--tRNA ligase; the encoded protein is MKWTGLNELREKYLSFFESKDHLRLKSFPLVPQGDKSLLLINSGMAPMKKYFTGEVTPPHKRVTTCQKCIRTPDIERVGKTARHGTYFEMLGNFSFGDYFKHEACAWAWEFCTKVIELPVDRIWVSIYQDDDQAFDIWTKEVGVDASHIVRLGKEDNFWEHGTGPCGPCSELYFDRGEQYGCGSPTCGVGCDCDRFVEFWNLVFTQFDSDGQGNYTPLDHPNIDTGMGLERLACVVQGVDNLFEVDTVRNIMQHVSRIAGIHYGDDPKSDVSLRVITDHIRSTVFMVGDGVMPSNEGRGYVLRRLLRRAARHGRLLGIQGSFLSEVCDTVIQENREAYPELVQKRDFIKKLIANEEEAFGKTIDQGLQLLNVMIDELDGEELSGENAFKLYDTFGFPIDLTLEILSERNMRADEKSFHELMRQQRERARAARKSSDGEAWAGSKSLLEELPATAFTGYQSMQEEHVAVTAMVSGGEWAETVTEGQEAILVLESTPFYAESGGQVGDTGTMTGDGFVFEVTDTHKTHAGAVFHQGKVVSGEVRVGDRVNAQVDVKRRQAIMRNHTAAHLLQAALRRVLGTHVEQAGQLVSDQSMRFDFTHFSALTPEELRRVEKEINDVILEGRDVTTAEMPIDEARKLGAMALFGEKYGDIVRVVDVKDWSVELCGGTHVDNTSKLGLFKIVSEGSVAAGVRRIEAVTGQGVLEAFDQVNLILTEAALALKASGTGDMARRAAQAALELKEKDKEIERLNNRLANTWGESLLKNAKEVQGIKVIGAAFTGANADMLRNLCDRFKDDGSDLVAVVAGIQEDKGTVSFACVCTKDAMAKGAHAGNIVREVAKIAGGSGGGRPDRAMAGGKDITKVDEALNALTGIVEAQLSK